A region of Vitis riparia cultivar Riparia Gloire de Montpellier isolate 1030 chromosome 1, EGFV_Vit.rip_1.0, whole genome shotgun sequence DNA encodes the following proteins:
- the LOC117920767 gene encoding stemmadenine O-acetyltransferase-like — translation MGEIEVEVISTDTIKPSSPTPAHLRHFQLSFLDQVLSPIFIPIILFYPMDGDVKVDTIERFIWLKKTLSMTLVQFYPLAGRVKDNLFIDCTDQGVPYFEAQVKCQLSEFICNPDPMQLSKFVPYALDDIVDIVLAIQVNIFKCGGIAIGVCISHKVADASSVITLVNGWAAVACRDTHMVCPQFGLANLFPPINLSGFNPSTGMTKEKILTKRFVFSASSVAALREKYADQSTTEDLPRRPTRIEALSALIWSRFMAVTHGMADPKKIYTILHAVNLRTRMDPPLPENYFGNIIWFAITRPCIDGMKEGKRHALVNQMREAIEKSMEIT, via the coding sequence ATGGGAGAGATCGAGGTTGAAGTGATCTCCACAGATACCATAAAACCATCTTCTCCGACCCCTGCCCACCTTCGCCATTTCCAACTCTCCTTTCTTGATCAAGTACTCAGTCCAATCTTTATACCCATCATCCTTTTCTATCCAATGGATGGCGATGTCAAAGTTGATACAATTGAAAGATTCATCTGGCTAAAGAAAACCTTATCCATGACCTTAGTTCAATTCTACCCACTAGCCGGACGAGTCAAGGACAATCTTTTCATCGACTGCACTGACCAGGGTGTTCCCTACTTTGAAGCCCAAGTTAAGTGCCAACTTTCGGAGTTCATATGCAACCCGGACCCCATGCAACTAAGCAAATTCGTTCCTTATGCACTGGACGATATAGTCGACATCGTCCTGGCAATCCAAGTCAATATCTTCAAGTGCGGTGGGATAGCAATTGGTGTTTGCATTTCCCACAAGGTCGCGGATGCTTCGTCAGTGATTACGCTTGTCAACGGTTGGGCGGCTGTGGCTTGCCGGGATACTCATATGGTCTGTCCACAATTTGGACTGGCCAACCTCTTCCCTCCCATAAATTTATCCGGGTTCAATCCAAGCACTGGTATGACAAAGGAGAAGATTCTGACAAAGAGATTTGTATTTAGTGCCTCTAGTGTAGCTGCACTTAGAGAGAAGTACGCTGATCAAAGCACAACCGAAGATCTCCCAAGGCGTCCTACACGTATCGAAGCCTTATCGGCTCTCATATGGAGCCGCTTCATGGCTGTCACTCATGGGATGGCAGACCCAAAAAAAATCTACACGATCCTGCATGCGGTGAACCTACGTACAAGGATGGACCCTCCATTGCCGGAGAATTACTTTGGGAATATTATCTGGTTTGCGATAACAAGACCATGCATCGACGGTATGAAAGAAGGGAAGCGCCATGCCCTTGTGAACCAAATGAGAGAAGCAATAGAAAAATCGATGGAGATTACATAA